A genomic region of Deltaproteobacteria bacterium contains the following coding sequences:
- a CDS encoding transcriptional repressor, whose amino-acid sequence MAQHGLKSTRQRTLIVDSFFEQGGHVSVDELVGQVRQKDPHVSTATVYRTMKLLTECGLAHARHFGDGQTRYESAAGRDHHDHLICTSCGSIVEFENERIEALQQAVAKRHGFRLTGHKMELYGVCRDCQQKQRA is encoded by the coding sequence ATGGCCCAGCACGGGCTGAAGAGCACCCGCCAGCGCACGCTCATCGTGGACTCGTTCTTCGAGCAGGGCGGGCACGTGTCGGTGGACGAGCTGGTGGGCCAGGTGCGCCAGAAGGATCCGCACGTGTCCACGGCCACCGTGTACCGCACCATGAAGCTGCTCACCGAGTGCGGCCTCGCGCACGCGCGGCACTTCGGCGACGGCCAGACGCGCTACGAGTCCGCCGCCGGCCGCGACCACCACGACCACCTCATCTGCACCTCGTGCGGCAGCATCGTGGAGTTCGAGAACGAGCGCATCGAGGCGCTCCAGCAGGCGGTGGCCAAGCGCCACGGCTTCCGGCTCACCGGCCACAAGATGGAGCTGTACGGCGTATGCCGCGACTGCCAGCAGAAGCAGCGCGCGTGA
- a CDS encoding TlpA family protein disulfide reductase translates to MRPLAALVLVLAATGCAHARSPEQVLADIDTARYQLPTDTGEPYALAQHRGHEQVVMFFATWCVPCLAEVNQLQKLAARQDGLEIVGVVMDLDAARTAAAFRHTTGVTYPLLIADDATRAGESVFGRIPELPTTVVIDKQGVVRSAYTGLVPDEDLDKLIRAAR, encoded by the coding sequence GTGAGGCCCCTCGCAGCGCTGGTGCTCGTGCTCGCGGCCACAGGCTGTGCGCACGCCAGGTCGCCCGAGCAGGTGCTCGCCGACATCGACACTGCGCGCTACCAGCTTCCCACGGACACGGGCGAGCCCTACGCGCTCGCGCAGCACCGCGGCCACGAGCAGGTGGTGATGTTCTTCGCCACCTGGTGCGTGCCGTGTCTGGCCGAGGTGAACCAGCTGCAGAAGCTCGCCGCGCGGCAGGACGGCCTGGAGATCGTGGGCGTGGTGATGGACCTCGACGCCGCGCGTACCGCGGCCGCCTTCCGCCACACCACGGGCGTGACCTATCCGCTGCTCATCGCCGATGACGCCACGCGCGCGGGCGAGAGCGTGTTCGGCCGGATTCCGGAGCTGCCCACGACGGTGGTCATCGACAAGCAGGGCGTGGTGCGCAGCGCCTACACCGGGCTCGTGCCCGACGAGGATCTCGACAAGCTCATCCGCGCCGCGCGCTGA
- a CDS encoding DUF2277 domain-containing protein, whose product MCRNIRVLHGFEPPTTMQEIHDAALQYVRKVSGHTKPSHADQEAFDHAVEEVAHATAHLLGVLHPAKHVRTREGEKEKARERWRKREARIAGK is encoded by the coding sequence ATGTGCCGAAACATCCGGGTGCTCCACGGCTTCGAGCCGCCCACGACGATGCAGGAGATCCACGACGCCGCGCTGCAGTACGTGCGCAAGGTCAGTGGTCACACCAAGCCCTCGCACGCTGATCAGGAAGCGTTCGATCACGCCGTCGAAGAGGTCGCGCACGCGACGGCGCACCTGCTCGGCGTCCTGCACCCGGCGAAGCACGTGCGCACGCGCGAGGGTGAGAAAGAGAAGGCCCGGGAGCGCTGGCGCAAGCGCGAGGCGCGGATCGCGGGCAAGTAG
- a CDS encoding TonB family protein — protein sequence MQTEMDPSARSGMGRRLPKRQLEVAARWGNALLELRRVDADAALVIDDVRLEHSQPGRVDVGPLTFDIRWAPEVPRVRGRTEDLDFRFAKVMALVAMALASFALAAQAGSDLPSLDDDVLQRNRATIQRIFTAQAQPKPRSPSPSAPKHSGAEGQAATARAPKPRPTRDVAVSQKGVLGVLNRLGGASAQLFGTNGFSDQMNAALQGLHSGLADGKGVAGMGTRGTGPGGGGDSSLFGIGSAGTHNGRGPGGPGDLMLGDSEKRHVRVPWEEGKVVGGLSREEIERVIKRHQSEILFCYNSQLQKSPGLAGKVAVNFTIDGSGVISEAAVAQTSLENEAVERCVIDRIRRWRFPEPKGGGVVVVTYPWIFMEAGQE from the coding sequence ATGCAAACGGAAATGGACCCGAGCGCGCGCTCGGGGATGGGCAGGCGTCTGCCCAAGCGGCAGCTCGAGGTGGCGGCGAGGTGGGGCAATGCGCTGTTGGAGCTGCGCCGGGTGGACGCCGACGCGGCGCTGGTCATCGACGACGTCCGGCTCGAGCACTCGCAGCCGGGGCGCGTCGACGTGGGGCCGCTGACGTTCGACATCCGCTGGGCGCCGGAGGTGCCGCGCGTGCGGGGGCGCACCGAGGACCTCGACTTCCGCTTCGCCAAGGTGATGGCTCTGGTGGCGATGGCGCTGGCCAGCTTCGCGCTCGCGGCGCAGGCGGGCTCGGACCTGCCCTCGCTCGACGACGATGTGCTCCAGCGCAACCGCGCCACCATCCAGCGCATCTTCACCGCGCAGGCGCAGCCAAAGCCGAGGAGCCCGAGCCCGTCGGCGCCGAAGCACTCGGGCGCGGAAGGCCAGGCGGCCACGGCGCGCGCTCCGAAGCCGCGACCGACGCGCGACGTCGCGGTGTCGCAGAAGGGCGTGCTGGGCGTGCTCAATCGGCTCGGCGGGGCGTCGGCGCAGCTCTTCGGCACCAACGGGTTCAGCGACCAGATGAACGCCGCCCTTCAGGGACTGCACAGCGGCCTCGCCGACGGCAAGGGCGTGGCGGGCATGGGCACGCGCGGCACGGGTCCGGGCGGCGGCGGCGACTCGAGCCTGTTCGGCATCGGCAGTGCGGGCACGCACAACGGCCGCGGCCCGGGCGGCCCGGGCGACCTCATGCTCGGCGACAGCGAGAAGCGCCACGTGCGCGTGCCGTGGGAAGAGGGGAAGGTCGTGGGCGGGCTCTCGCGCGAGGAGATCGAGCGCGTGATCAAGCGGCACCAGAGCGAAATACTCTTTTGTTACAATTCGCAGCTGCAGAAGTCGCCAGGGCTCGCGGGCAAGGTGGCCGTGAACTTCACCATCGACGGCTCGGGCGTCATCTCCGAAGCCGCCGTGGCCCAGACCTCGCTCGAGAACGAGGCGGTCGAGCGGTGCGTGATCGACCGCATCCGCCGCTGGCGATTTCCGGAGCCGAAAGGCGGCGGCGTGGTGGTGGTGACCTATCCGTGGATCTTCATGGAGGCCGGCCAGGAATGA
- a CDS encoding 1-acyl-sn-glycerol-3-phosphate acyltransferase, with protein MKLYWFIANIFQGLFTAFWTAFWISCALVMLVLTLNPDVPLAMARRFWGPGLLWGARAKLAVEPLPNVDWSQPHIFISNHQSMIDICAAFVAIPVNIRFVAKQVLKYVPFLGWYMWATGMIFVDRSNRERAVKSLALAGERIRGGANILAYPEGTRSRDGRILPFKKGPFVVALRAGVPIIPVGIEGAGRVLPADGFGVRPGTIRVKFGQPIPTAGLTDDQRDALMRTVRDAIIDLTASIGGPGGDKETAIAKVGREGEAEDAKPKSLEKTGS; from the coding sequence ATGAAGCTCTACTGGTTCATCGCCAACATCTTTCAGGGCCTGTTCACGGCCTTCTGGACCGCGTTCTGGATCAGCTGTGCGCTGGTGATGCTGGTGCTGACCTTGAACCCCGATGTGCCGCTGGCGATGGCCCGGCGCTTCTGGGGCCCGGGCCTGCTCTGGGGCGCACGCGCGAAGCTCGCGGTGGAGCCGCTGCCGAACGTGGACTGGAGCCAGCCGCACATCTTCATCTCCAACCACCAGTCGATGATCGACATCTGCGCGGCGTTCGTGGCCATCCCGGTGAACATCCGCTTCGTGGCCAAGCAGGTGCTGAAATACGTGCCGTTTCTCGGCTGGTACATGTGGGCCACGGGGATGATCTTCGTGGACCGCTCGAACCGCGAGCGCGCGGTGAAGAGCCTGGCGCTGGCTGGCGAGCGCATCCGCGGCGGCGCCAACATCCTCGCCTACCCCGAGGGCACGCGCTCGCGCGACGGCCGGATCTTGCCCTTCAAGAAGGGCCCGTTCGTGGTGGCGTTGCGCGCAGGCGTGCCCATCATCCCGGTCGGCATCGAAGGCGCGGGCCGCGTGCTCCCGGCCGACGGCTTCGGCGTGCGCCCCGGGACGATCCGGGTGAAGTTCGGCCAGCCGATTCCCACGGCCGGCCTCACCGACGACCAGCGCGACGCGCTCATGCGCACGGTCCGCGACGCGATCATCGATCTCACGGCTTCTATCGGCGGTCCCGGCGGCGACAAGGAGACGGCGATCGCCAAGGTCGGCCGCGAGGGCGAAGCGGAAGATGCCAAGCCCAAGTCGCTCGAGAAGACCGGGAGCTGA
- a CDS encoding serine/threonine protein kinase — translation MEKVGPYVIIGRLATGGMAEVFLARRDGPAGFEKIQVVKRILPQFAEDPEFRRMFLDEARLAALINHPNVVQIFELGGTRELLYIAMEYVPGFDLAKVMDASLKMRRLVPPAVSARIVADAAAGLDFASRLTDAKGQPRGIVHRDISPENLLVSEVGQVKVVDFGIARANTGAQLSASGRLKGKVHYHAPEHIQNKPVDGKADVYALGVVLYELLCARRPFEGLGELEVMRNTVEVDPPPPSKWYPTAEPELSQIALRALAREPKARPTAGQLRDELEVWLRTNPCTAADVERYLLEVIPAGSADRLKARKLLESAPMRQPGNTDPSRVAPLPPGVREPGATEHTVREALKRWQVLAPVGAAALLAFGAVGWMLTRPPPALPPAPVKAPEIIAVPVPPPPLPNEVAVPPPANPPPAPKLASEHDASHHPYGHRPAGLERAGSNAAYLIVKVSPPCELRVDKESGERPLGKEFAIAPGTHELHFTNAKLHLDARRTVKLEPGQHEEPKFEFVKHPVAMFVAPWAYVTVDGENYGSTPTLNKKVELYEGAHAVELRNPSYKSATTTLSMTDKPTTFKYAFQH, via the coding sequence ATGGAAAAGGTTGGGCCCTACGTCATCATCGGCAGGCTCGCCACCGGCGGGATGGCCGAGGTGTTCCTCGCGCGGCGCGATGGGCCTGCCGGCTTCGAGAAGATCCAGGTCGTCAAGCGCATCCTGCCGCAGTTCGCCGAGGACCCCGAGTTCCGGCGCATGTTCCTCGACGAGGCGCGGCTCGCGGCGCTGATCAACCACCCGAACGTCGTCCAGATCTTCGAGCTCGGCGGCACGCGGGAGCTGCTCTACATCGCCATGGAGTACGTGCCGGGCTTCGACCTGGCCAAGGTGATGGACGCGAGCCTGAAGATGCGCCGGCTGGTGCCGCCCGCCGTCTCGGCGCGCATCGTGGCCGACGCCGCCGCGGGGCTCGACTTCGCCTCCCGCCTCACCGACGCCAAGGGCCAGCCGCGCGGCATCGTGCACCGCGACATCTCGCCCGAGAACCTGCTCGTGAGCGAGGTCGGGCAGGTGAAGGTGGTGGACTTCGGCATCGCCCGCGCGAACACCGGCGCGCAGCTCTCCGCGAGCGGGCGGCTCAAGGGCAAGGTGCACTATCACGCGCCCGAGCACATCCAGAACAAGCCCGTGGACGGCAAGGCCGACGTCTACGCCCTGGGCGTGGTGCTCTACGAGCTGCTCTGCGCGCGCCGGCCATTCGAAGGGCTGGGCGAGCTGGAGGTGATGCGAAACACCGTGGAGGTGGATCCGCCGCCGCCGTCGAAGTGGTACCCCACCGCCGAGCCGGAGCTCTCGCAGATCGCGCTGCGCGCGCTGGCGCGCGAGCCGAAGGCGCGACCGACTGCGGGACAGCTCCGCGACGAGCTCGAGGTCTGGCTGCGCACCAACCCGTGCACCGCCGCCGACGTGGAGCGCTACCTGCTCGAGGTGATTCCTGCGGGCAGCGCGGACCGGCTCAAGGCGCGCAAGCTGCTCGAGTCGGCGCCGATGCGCCAGCCGGGCAACACCGATCCCAGCCGCGTGGCGCCGCTGCCGCCGGGCGTGCGCGAGCCCGGCGCGACCGAGCACACCGTTCGGGAGGCGCTCAAGCGCTGGCAGGTGCTCGCTCCCGTGGGAGCCGCGGCACTTCTCGCGTTTGGCGCCGTGGGCTGGATGTTGACGCGGCCCCCGCCGGCGCTGCCGCCCGCTCCGGTGAAGGCGCCGGAGATCATCGCCGTGCCCGTGCCGCCGCCGCCGCTGCCGAACGAGGTCGCGGTGCCGCCGCCCGCGAACCCGCCGCCCGCGCCCAAGCTCGCGTCCGAGCACGACGCCTCGCACCACCCGTACGGCCACCGCCCTGCCGGCCTGGAGCGCGCGGGCTCGAATGCCGCCTACCTCATCGTGAAGGTCAGCCCGCCCTGCGAGCTGCGCGTGGACAAGGAGTCGGGCGAGCGGCCGCTGGGCAAGGAGTTCGCCATCGCGCCGGGCACGCACGAGCTGCACTTCACCAACGCCAAGCTGCACCTCGACGCCAGGCGCACGGTGAAGCTCGAGCCGGGCCAGCACGAGGAGCCGAAGTTCGAGTTCGTGAAGCACCCGGTGGCCATGTTCGTGGCGCCCTGGGCCTACGTGACCGTCGACGGCGAGAACTACGGCTCGACGCCCACGCTGAACAAGAAGGTGGAGCTCTACGAGGGCGCGCACGCGGTGGAGCTGCGCAACCCGAGCTACAAGTCGGCCACGACCACGCTTTCGATGACCGACAAGCCGACCACCTTCAAGTACGCGTTCCAGCACTAG
- a CDS encoding SDR family oxidoreductase — protein sequence MTLPKNDFGKRTTAEQARRDVSLAGKTAIVTGANAGLGTETARVLALAGANVVMACRNVQSGEEAAKDLRATLPAGSGALEVMALDLGSFASIRAFAQAFLAKHDKLHILVNNAGVMATPQGKTADGHETQLGTNHLGHFLLVKLLLDALKASAPARVVAVSSELHKRGNPERMMATLESDPGYSQRKYVPFDAYGDSKLANALFARELAKRLQGTGVLAFSLHPGVIPTKLSRHMGVVGSIYQVVGKLFLKTVPQGAATSVFAATAPELTEANSGIYLSDCNEAQPIPAAQDDALAARLWAASEKAVSA from the coding sequence ATGACCCTGCCCAAGAACGACTTCGGGAAGCGCACCACCGCCGAGCAGGCACGCCGCGACGTCTCGCTCGCCGGCAAGACGGCCATCGTCACCGGCGCCAATGCGGGCCTCGGCACCGAGACCGCGCGCGTGCTCGCGCTCGCGGGCGCCAACGTGGTGATGGCCTGTCGCAACGTGCAGTCCGGCGAGGAGGCCGCGAAGGACCTTCGCGCGACGCTGCCTGCGGGCTCGGGCGCCCTGGAGGTGATGGCGCTGGATCTGGGCAGCTTCGCGTCCATCCGCGCGTTCGCGCAGGCCTTCCTGGCCAAGCACGACAAGCTTCACATTCTGGTTAACAACGCGGGTGTGATGGCCACCCCGCAGGGCAAGACCGCCGACGGCCACGAGACGCAGCTCGGCACCAACCACCTCGGGCACTTCCTGCTGGTGAAGCTGCTCCTCGACGCGCTCAAGGCCTCGGCGCCGGCGCGGGTGGTGGCGGTGTCGAGCGAGCTGCACAAGCGCGGCAACCCCGAGCGGATGATGGCCACGCTGGAGAGCGACCCGGGCTACAGCCAGCGCAAGTACGTGCCCTTCGACGCCTACGGCGACTCCAAGCTCGCCAACGCGCTCTTCGCGCGCGAGCTCGCGAAGCGGCTGCAGGGAACGGGCGTGCTCGCCTTCTCGCTGCACCCGGGCGTCATCCCCACCAAGCTCTCGCGGCACATGGGCGTGGTGGGCTCCATCTACCAGGTGGTGGGCAAGCTCTTCTTGAAGACGGTGCCCCAGGGGGCGGCCACGAGCGTCTTCGCGGCCACGGCGCCGGAGCTCACCGAGGCCAACTCCGGCATCTACCTCTCCGACTGCAACGAGGCCCAGCCCATCCCCGCGGCGCAGGACGACGCCCTCGCGGCGCGGCTCTGGGCCGCGAGCGAGAAGGCCGTGTCGGCGTAG